One Actinomycetota bacterium genomic window carries:
- a CDS encoding BatA domain-containing protein, translated as MMFIDAAEAPRVHEPGRLREWTLLGVRMAAVCLLAIALARPVTQAFGGGGGGG; from the coding sequence ATGATGTTCATCGACGCCGCCGAGGCGCCGCGGGTTCATGAGCCGGGGCGGTTGCGCGAGTGGACGCTGTTGGGCGTGCGGATGGCGGCGGTGTGCCTGCTGGCGATCGCGCTGGCGCGGCCGGTGACGCAAGCGTTTGGCGGCGGCGGCGGCGGCGGCG